The genomic stretch GGGCCGGCAGAGAGCACAAGACTCGCCACAGACAACAGGTGATGGGGACAGCtcagctcctccacctcctgcaCAGCGACTtctgagcatgctcactacactccTCCAAAGACATTGATAGATGGCATTCCAAGCTATCCTCTCCCTGTACAGCGCCCTttgcacagagcatgcccacttcGTAGAATTCAGTAAGTGATGGACAGCTCATCTCCTCCGGGGCCAGTGACCTCTGCACAATCACAGGAACCGGGGCCCACGACATGAATAGACTGGCAGGTCGATCATGTGCACCATGGGTAATGGCCAGCAGTCCCATGGAGATGAATCGCAGACCTGCCATTCTGTTCATTTCAAGGGTCCCTGTGGAACACGGCCTTGTTGTTGTCATTCGTTGCCCCCCACCCTCCTTAATCGTTATCTTAGGGACAGGGGATAACTTGAAATAACCAGCATAACCCATTAAAGGTATATTATGATTTCAGACATTGGTGGGATATCGATGGGTTATACTTCCAGTGTCAGACTGGTGCGGGTCCCATCTCATCTCCAGAAGGCGGAGaggagagcgcactgcacaaGTGCGGCCACCATCTCTTCACTTTCAtgtgagttctgaaaatagccgagcaccggCTATTGGAGAGGGGGGCCGTGCATGCACGTCGTGCTGTCCGCTCACTTCTATGGAatttccgaaaatagccgagcgcgctCACTGTGCTAttatcagaactcccatagaagtggatggagAGCATGCAGGGGcttcgttctggagataggtgagggtcccacctctgggactctcTCCTATCTGACAGCGGTGGCCTATCCTAGcgaatgtctgagatgagaatacccctttaagtttgaggAGTATTTCGCTTCAATCCAGAGACTGTTCTACTGAAGTCGGGGAGAAGCTTAAATCTGGTTTTAGAtgttctatttaaaggggtttactgAGATTTTTATCAttatgacacccgggacccccacgatcagctgtttgagaaggcagcggtgttgACAGTAGCGCCGCAGTCTTCTCTctgctttccctaggccgagTGACCACACGTTCATGTGGCCTagtagcagctcagccccatagaagtgaatagggccgaGCGCGATACTGAGCAcggcctctatacaatgtacggcgctgtgctaggTGAGCGCGGAGAAGGCCGCGGTGTTCACAGGAGCGCTGGTGTCTTCTCAAAACAAGGTGTTGGATgcccgccaatcagatactgattatccagaggataggtcatcagtccaaaaatctcagaaaaccctattAAGTCCACTGTGTTAATGTGTTTTACAGTTTtcaacatctctgcttgctgttattcAGTAAGAAGCGTCATGTGATTGTCAGCTATGAGAGGTCAGAGCTACTCATCTGCACCATCTCTCCTCTGCGGCTGCATTGGTGACCCATATTTCTATGGTTTACGTAACTCTTCAGCTTTGTAGAGGGCGGAGGCTTCGGGTTGTGCATAGTAACATTATACCGCTACGCAACATGATACAGGAGAGCAGCCGCTGCTGGTTCACTGGCATCCATGACCAAGCAGTGGAGGCCAAGTCAAGTCCTCCGGGACATCCAGACACCGGCTATTTCCTTACAGTTCATGGTTGGTTCAGAAGAGCGGCACGCAACAAAGACAACATTGTACATGAGCCAAGACCCACCTTCTCCATCCTCTTAATGTGCTGGCCTTCTGGCCCCAAAATGTGCTGCACTGTAAAGCTGCAGGACCTGGGCAAGAGACTGGTCCACCAATAGCTCTGGAGCGTATGGCTTTAACCTCTTTCTTCTCTGAATTGGCTGATAACAGCGAACAATATTtacactgaacagcaaatagtgaAGACTAGTAAAGAATTAGGACCCGGTCGTCCCCGAGAGCCAGCGTCAGCACCCGGGCAAGCATCGGGGCCCACTACtactcctgggggggcccactgtgcccgctcactcctgcagctgtgtcccGGTCTTCATTAATctgcctgttctgaattctagggcagcttaccccagcaatgcagacaagtttcgccatgtgcactgctggggtgtGCGGCCCCAGGACTCAGAACATGGAGTTTCCTAccgggctaaaggaccttcctgatgtcacccgcccatgtgaccagtgggggAGGAGCAGAGAGCTGTGTTCCTCTATGGAGAGGAGCCAGGCCGGAATGTGAtgaggcctagctgtgtgtctgtctgtctgtgtcgcCATCACcttgcccacagtgttcctatgacTTGACGCAGCTGcttcaggacgttctgtgcggggcaagaagatggaagaggaggcagcaccgccagcatagagtccgtgggagagacacagggaggcacacttaCATGTGGTAatttgtggttttacataggactgcaggtaacactaccatattattagcactagtgtcacctgtggtgttacataggactgcaggtaacactactacattttctgtactcagatagccatgactgtgttatctgtggtgttacataggactgcaggtgacatttactacattatctgtactcagagaggtatcactgtgttatctgtggtgttacataggactgcaggtgacatctactacacaaTCTGTACTCTAGATCTAGAGAGTTATCACAGTGTAAGGGGGCCCATTGAGActttatcacccaagggcccacatgaccctggagccggccctggccaGAGCTATGATTGGCAGATCTCAGCTATAGATGTGGGCTCAGCGGAGACAGGGGCACCATTGTTGGCAGTGAGGCCCCTGGAGGGGAAGAGGAATGCCTGCAGTCTGCAGAGACGTTAAGGGGATTCTGTCGCCTCTCATAACACAAactcagattttaaaccagtcctGCTCCACAgtttaccttgaatcggctttgctgttctatactgtaatccgtccagtagttttgctgaaaaacgacttttataattatgctaataaaccctgaaggtgcccagaggggcgttatgttccactttgtgtgcccagtaacgcccccctgcagttcccacagcgtctcatccctctcctccccctccctgacggccgagcgaagtctcgcgcagacgcagtacccactgagtgctgcgccagtgcgatctgctggagactgagggcggcagcttcatcctcgtcactgggcgtgcgccgagcccagtgacgtccgatgctcgctcttccctcagtctccagaggtgacagaatccctttaagcttccTTTCCTTCCTCCTTACATAGGATCACACAGGAGGAGGTTGAGTGGTTTGTCGCAGATTTCACCCCTTGCATTGCAAATGCGGAAATTCTGAAGACTCACAACGTAAGACGTGGACTGAAGGTCTGCACCGCCGCCCAGGTTCTGCTGCGCGTGGATGACAGTATTTCACAATCTCGACCACTTCGCTGCTCCCgaaaaatgctgcagatttttctgTGGTGGAAATTACTCAGCGTATGGAAGCCGGCCTGGAGCTACCCCGGCGGCGAGCTTTGCTTACACGTCCCACCCTGCATCGGGATACACCATGGCCGCCAGCCAGATAAACGTGAGCGTCCACTCCCTCCTCGCAGTCTCTTACCGGCTGACGGCCTGATGTGTACGGGGCGCTCCCGCTGATTATGGATAAGACATAGAATGTTTACGCCTCATCCTTTTGGTCTGGCTGGAGACAAGCGGCCTCCGGAGCGGTCGCGATCATCGCAGACACATAATTGTTCGGCGCAGATCGCTGCATGGACGGGTTAGATAGAAGTAGGTTGATGAATTAACGACTGTTGAGCGAATGATCGTCTGGTGAGCGATCGTTCTGCCGACGTCTACACATTTAATTCCATATTGCTCCTTACAGTCGTTTGCGTTGGTCATACAGGTCACATGACTTCTGTCGGTGGACGGCTAAAACGAGCAGCCCCCCCAATGCACAGATCAGCCACGTgcacgtgcatgaggccttaaactacaGGTATGGCCTTatctatactccagtcacatccagagctgcattcacaattccgAGTCCCTTTCACCAGAGTGCTTTGTATGGTAGGTACAgtagttaaagggtttttctcacttcagcaaacggcagcgcagatacaaggtggTCGGGACGGGTGCTGCAGCGCATGTCTGTCTATGTGAGCTCGAATGGTCCCGACCACCAGAGGccagtgcaagcatgaccaccgctgatggattgcagggtggtcgtaacccctggaaactagtagtgtataatgtgatggaaaaaacgaATGaccccagcaaaggaggcaatatggagaatcacaatacattagtaagtgcatctacatgataaatgccatctgctgatgtgagaggacccctttaaatcaGTTAGATAAAATGTCTGACTGTACAGTGTAGACAAACCACTGGAAAGCCAACAGCAGCTCCGTATGTGATTGGAGtacaacaggcatgctcaacctgcggccatccagctgttgcaaaactacaactcccagcatgcccgaacagcctattgtgggagttgtagttttacaacagctggagggccgcaggttgagcgtgcCTGGAGTACACTCTgcaggtaagggctcatgcacacgaccacgtgctggctgttccgtgcattggggactgcacgGCAACATCCATGCGGCTGCTGcaaacggatccagacccattcaacttaaatgggtccgtgatctgtctgcaccgctaaaaagtagtgcatgcagtgcGGAGGCAGGTACAGTATACCCACAGAAgccctccatagtgcttccgatccgtgcctccattACGCATCTCCCGGATCACGgatccattcaggtgaatgggcccGGGATGCACctggccagtgcccgtatattgcgggccGCGATACAGCAACGtccggcacacggtcgtgtgcatgagccctaaagctattACCTTCAGAAATGCTCATCCATTGACCACCGTGTGCAAGCACGCTTCGTCCACCCATGGTGCCCAAAATACTAATTCttactccagctgttgcaaaactacaacttccatcatgcctggacaacctacagctatcagggcatgctgagagttttagttttgcaaaagctggaggaccgcaggttggacatccctggtCTAAAGCAAAGGATATACGCCTTCAAATAAAGGGCCACACACACAAATCTTTAGAAAAATTTAATATAAAGTCTATGAAACATTATAAAACCTTCTAAATCACAACAGATTAGTATCTAAAACTGCCTGATTATTGCAGACATGAACAGGCTCAGCTCGTCAGTCTCAATCTGAGGTGCGCAGGGATTAGACGTCAAGCCAAGAACCGCCAACGACTAAGCGCAATAAGACACCAAGTTTCAGTCCACGGTTAGTTCACACAAATGGTCAGATACAAGTCACATGGTCCAGGTTTATCTTCCCGTTTCTGTACCATACCATTGTTCTCAGTTGCAGGTACCAGAGAAACCAGTCACCTGGATTGTGGAGAACATCCATATAGTCCCATAGGCAAAAATGTCCATCACACAGATCTGCATAAATGATGGGAATCTGAAAATGGAGATTTGTAGAACCCAAATTCCATTGGCCGGTTGGAGATTGAGCAGCTGTGCTGAGGGGCGTATATAGAAGAAAGGTCTCAAGGAGATCCAATGAAGTCTACAACCTTAGAACTTTCTGCGACAAGAGGAACAATAGCTGAAGATGTTGCAGGGTCAGAAGACGACCAGACTGGAAGAGTCCTCCATTTATACAAGAACCTAATATTTGGATGTCGTGAAGTGTTGACACACCACCTCAAGATCTATAGATCCTCTCACATGTGTGCGTTTTATCATGGGTGGACTGGGAACCTTGGGACCTCAACAcaggagcacagtgacatcaaGTGTCCATTAGCCATTAGAAGTAGTCCTCTCCACTGCCACAAGTAGACCCTGGCTTCTACTTGAAAGGAGACAGTCTAACCGCTTGATCCTTCCACCCCAAAAACCCCAGTCTAAAAGTAATCATCAAAATATACAAAATCGTGTCCTCACAGAGGTAGGCATGTCTAACTAAAAGTGTCTGTCTAGGAAGATTATGTCTAACAAGGCCTCTTGGTTGAGAACTACACAGGGCTTTCTGCTAGGAGGATCATCAGGTCCCTCTCTGTTTGGTTGAGCCACTCATAAAAACTCTTACACACCATGTACCCGGCCACCTTTTTCTTCATGGTGGTGGAAAGCGCAGTCAGAGAGGGAGAGGAGACATCTTGCCTTCCCAGTAGTGCGGTCAGGttagagctgatggctctggaaTTGCTCTCTGCAATTTCCAGGAGATCGAGAAGCTCCCAGGCTTTAGGATTGAGGGATCTCTGCCAGAGATGGACTGCAGCCAACCACTCTCTCAAAGACAAGAATGCACGGAGGCTCAGATTCAGGCGCTTCCACGGAGAGGACGGGAGGTTGTTCTGATCCAGGGTAGGTAGATCTTCTACCTTTGCTTGAGGGACTTTAGCTCCATTGTCTGAGAACGGAGGTCCTTGATGACTGAGCTGTGGGGAGAAGAAAGTTATTGGTGCAGAAATGGAAGATTATTTAAAGATGACGTCACTGCCTGGAAATGCCACAAGTCAGAAATGctgcgttaaaggggttgtccagccttggaGCAGAGAATCCATTTGGTCCAGACCTGTGCCCCTGAACATAAAGTTAGATTCATCTGCTTTCTCAGTTCTTCATGGAAGAGGCTGGGTCttctcaccactgcagccaatcacagcatcTTAAACGGTACGTCACCATTTAAAGCTCTGTGACCACTGAAGCCTTTGATTGGCCTCAGCTGTCACCTGCAAGGATCAGAAGTGGCTGGCAACAGAGCAATATCGGAACCACAAGCAGGTGAGTCTTAGCTTTTTAAAATATGTTCAGGAGCACaagtctggaccagagaggttgTTGGCTTCAAGGCTGGACAACTCCTCTAAGGCCCATTAACAAAGGCAGACGAGCTGGCAAACATTCACACTTATTGGAACCATGTTCCGCGTTCTGCTGACGGCCTGGTTGTCATTGGCCACATCTTGTGTGCAGCATACAAATCGGTGGTTGTCGGCAGTACGTCGCCCCCTGGAACCAGCAATGTTCTGCCGACAATGAAGCTTTAAGTGTCCGATCACACGAATGACTGCAGCACCGAGGACTACTCCATGTAAATGGAGCTAAACCAGCCCCGATCGTCCTGCCAGGTTGTTAATCGGCCTTATTACTGGAAGGTCTCCCAGTGTAAACAGGTCTTTAGCTTCCAACAAAACCGAGAACTGGAACAAAGCAGCAGAAGAAAACCTCAGTCCCCAGTAACTGAAGTCTAAAGGTCTGTTCACAAATCATGTCGCAGCGATTTACAAAAATTGTGGCAAAAACCTTCACTGCAACATGGTGATAAACCTACAATCTCCATCTTTTTATCAGCCCCTCCACAATTAGTTCCAACATCGATCACTGATCTAGTCAGAGTCCACCCTGGTTTCTGCGAGGATCACCACGAGAAGCAGAACGTGCTAGAAACTTCATTACACGTTATGGAGACCCCGGGTGGGAGCGTCGCGTGTTTTGTGGTCACAGATTCCTTGTAGAGGTTAAGAAGGGACCTGCCCATCCTCCCATATAGCTGATGCTGAGGAGCAGGTAAGTCTCAGCCGTTACCCTTCCACCTCCCCATGTCCCCAGATGCCACTTACATATCTGTCCACCAGTTGGCCGGCTTGAGACTTTGCCATGGAGACCAGTAGTTGCGCCTGCCGCTTGGCTTCCTTCCCATCTTGGTCCTGTGAGGGGATTCCAGCCAGATGTTCTGCCAACAACGAGAGGAGATTATTAAGGAGAGGACAACTCAGCAGATCCAACGCCTCACCAGCTGCCCGTCCCTTTAAGAGGCAAGAAGCCATAAATGTCACCTCAATGAAAGAGGAAGAGAAGTGAGGAGGCGCTGACAGAAGAACAATGGCCCCATTATCATGTCTCCAAGCAGATTCCTGAGAAGTCAACTATCACCCACAGAaccatccaccccccccccctccccagtgggAACCAGTTCCTGCAAATACTGGGCACTGGTCAAAGCTACAAAGTATAAGAGAATGCAAGAGGATGGTGGGGGGCCACAAAACAAGAGGGGGGCGGGGGGTGTAGctcatcctctcctgtgtgatactgtctgctgagctgtgtatctaatcctctcctgtgtgatactgtctgctgagctgtgtatctaatcctctcctgtgtgatactgactgctgagctgtgtatctaatcctatcctgtgtgatactgtctgctgagctgtgtatctaatcctatcctgtgtgatactgcctgctgagcggtgtatctaatcctgtcctgtgcgataccgcctgctgagctgtgtatctaatcctatcctgtgtgatactgcctgctgatccgtgtatctaatcctatcctgtgtgatactgcctgctgatccgtgtatctaatcctctcctgtgtgatactgcctgctgagctgtgtatctaatcctatcctgtgtgatacagcctgctgagctgtgtatctaatcctctcctgtgtgatactgtctgctgagcggtgtatctaatcctctcctgtgtgatactgcctgctgagcggtgtatctaatcctatcctgtgtgatactgtctgctgagctgtgtatctaatcctatcctgtgtgatactgtctgctgagctgtgtatctaatcctctcctgtgtgatactgcctgctgagcggtgtatctaatcctatcctgtgtgatactgcctgctgagctgtgtatctaatcctctcctgtgtgatactgtctgctgagcggtgtatctaatcctctcctgtgtgatactatctgctgagctgtgtatctaatcctatcctgtgtgatactgtctgctgagcggtgtatctaatcctgtgtgggATGCAGAGATTACATAAAACACCAGCACGGCTGCAGTGTGATACGGGAGGTTTAGATACATTATAGGGGCTGTAGAAGTTGCTGCGTCACGCGGCTTTGGATTTCAGTCACACTCGGTCGCCTCTGCTATTCTCGTCTCTCCACACCCCCTGGTGTCAGGTCAATGTCAGTCCTGGCTCCAGCGCCCCCTCATGgcatgctggtacttgtagtgtCACGTCTTCTCTGCAGCGGGGGGCACAGGCGGTGGGgtactgcccctttaaggctgcagCGCTATATCAGACCATTACACATAACCCCCTCATCAGATAacacactgggagttgtagttctgtagCACTATATCAGTCCATTATACATTACCCCTAGACCGCAGATaacaggctgggagttgtagttctgcggCGCTATGTCAGTCCATTACACATTACCCCTAGACCGCAGATAATCCCCCTCATCAGATAACATGTCGGGAGTTTTAGTTCTGCGGTGCTATATCAGACCATTACACATAACCCCCTCATCA from Bufo gargarizans isolate SCDJY-AF-19 chromosome 8, ASM1485885v1, whole genome shotgun sequence encodes the following:
- the LOC122944601 gene encoding cardiotrophin-2-like; the protein is MTGTCLRRGLHPQTVSSWGPPVWGPCMENVQQVAAGGGGEALTSQGRTSREFVCGPEEEETGIKEGSAAPASTLVESAAGMEVITEHLAGIPSQDQDGKEAKRQAQLLVSMAKSQAGQLVDRYLSHQGPPFSDNGAKVPQAKVEDLPTLDQNNLPSSPWKRLNLSLRAFLSLREWLAAVHLWQRSLNPKAWELLDLLEIAESNSRAISSNLTALLGRQDVSSPSLTALSTTMKKKVAGYMVCKSFYEWLNQTERDLMILLAESPV